A stretch of Saccharomyces cerevisiae S288C chromosome IV, complete sequence DNA encodes these proteins:
- the RTK1 gene encoding putative serine/threonine protein kinase RTK1 (Putative protein kinase, potentially phosphorylated by Cdc28p; interacts with ribosome biogenesis factors, Cka2, Gus1 and Arc1; protein abundance increases in response to DNA replication stress) yields MVKETPLHSSSSTSLSSLFRPTKLKNLSAKIFNGGGNQSYSKTDDVSRSSSRSSKKNTDSDQEDQIKYNKPNDRRSTIGKSPQGNGALSKESHVVASSTLTGISPTSAKKAPIDYSPSRPLPNNHNPVRTGHTVPHLPHSIHNPINYIHQGSKDAFHHPHPVRSTAHSNISTVSSAKSDTPSSNLSYQAHMHPVEILQKQIEDKHFMDSQASTPGSVELQHNSSSGSDDTSSRKKKSLRLTRFFKKIHNDYHDNHHHHHHHNRGSTPTKPKLNLNTNENIVESNGKALYETDNPVELLEKYGIPGRKLGEGASGSVSVVERTDGKLFACKMFRKPHLNNEGTNQSQLANYSKKVTTEFCIGSTLHHENIVETLDMLTEGDTYLLVMEYAPYDFFNLVMSNLMTQDEVNCYFKQLCHGVNYLHSMGLAHRDLKLDNCVVTKDGILKLIDFGSAVVFQYPYEDTIVKSHGIVGSDPYLAPELLKQTSYDPRVADVWSIAIIFYCMVLKRFPWKAPKKSFNSFRLFTEEPEDEDDIVRGPNKILRLLPRHSRTIIGRMLALEPKQRVLMNDVVKDDWLVSVPSCEVDPTSGDLVEKPKNHKHHLVTEEELNELTKQHGNKDSN; encoded by the coding sequence ATGGTTAAGGAAACTCCATTACactcatcttcatcaactTCGCtgtcttcattatttaGGCCAACTaagttgaagaatttaTCGGCTAAAATATTCAATGGAGGTGGTAACCAATCATACTCAAAGACAGATGATGTTTCAAGGTCTTCTTCTAgatcttcaaaaaagaatacaGATTCTGACCAAGAGGATCAAATAAAGTATAACAAACCCAACGACCGAAGATCTACCATAGGAAAGAGCCCCCAGGGAAATGGCGCGTTGTCAAAGGAGTCACACGTAGTAGCAAGTTCTACTTTGACAGGTATTTCTCCTACTTCAGCTAAAAAAGCTCCTATTGACTACTCTCCTTCACGGCCCTTACCTAACAATCATAATCCCGTTCGTACGGGACACACTGTGCCCCACTTACCCCATAGTATTCACAATCCAATAAACTACATTCATCAAGGCTCAAAAGATGCTTTCCACCATCCTCACCCCGTTCGCTCTACAGCTCATAGCAACATTTCTACAGTGTCTTCTGCAAAATCTGATACACCCTCTTCGAATTTATCATACCAGGCACATATGCATCCCGTAGAGATACTACAGAAACAGATTGAAGACAAACACTTCATGGACTCTCAAGCCTCCACCCCTGGGTCCGTGGAACTACAGCATAATTCTTCAAGCGGTAGTGATGATACCtcatcaagaaagaaaaaatcctTGAGATTAAcaagatttttcaaaaaaattcataatGATTATCACGATaaccatcatcatcaccacCATCACAACCGTGGATCCACCCCTACAAAACCGAAGCTCAATTTGAACaccaatgaaaatatagTAGAAAGTAACGGAAAAGCGTTATACGAAACAGATAACCCAGTGGAGCTATTAGAAAAATATGGTATTCCTGGTAGAAAATTAGGCGAAGGAGCTTCCGGTTCAGTGTCCGTAGTAGAAAGAACAGACGGCAAGTTATTTGCTTGCAAAATGTTCAGAAAACCACACTTAAACAATGAAGGAACTAATCAGTCTCAATTAGCTAATTATTCTAAGAAGGTTACCACTGAATTTTGTATTGGTTCCACGCTGCACCACGAAAATATCGTTGAAACCCTAGATATGTTGACTGAAGGTGACACCTATTTATTAGTAATGGAGTATGCGCcatatgatttttttaatctCGTCATGAGTAACCTAATGACACAAGATGAAGTCAACTGTTACTTCAAGCAGCTGTGCCACGGCGTTAATTACCTGCACTCTATGGGCTTAGCTCATAGGGATTTAAAATTGGACAATTGTGTCGTCACTAAAGATGGCATCTTGAAACTGATTGACTTTGGGAGCGCTGTAGTGTTCCAATACCCTTACGAAGATACCATTGTAAAATCACATGGAATCGTGGGTTCTGACCCTTATTTGGCTCCTGAGTTATTGAAACAAACATCCTACGATCCAAGAGTAGCAGATGTGTGGTCTATCGCTATTATATTTTACTGTATGGTCCTTAAAAGATTTCCTTGGAAGGCTCCAAAAAAGAGCTTCAACTCATTTAGGTTATTTACTGAGGAACCTGAGGACGAAGATGATATAGTTCGGGGGccaaataaaatattaagGCTACTGCCAAGACATTCACGGACAATAATAGGCAGAATGTTGGCTTTAGAACCAAAGCAAAGAGTTTTAATGAATGACGTGGTAAAGGATGATTGGCTTGTATCCGTCCCCTCCTGTGAAGTTGACCCTACATCTGGCGATTTGGTTGAAAAACCAAAGAATCATAAGCATCACTTGGTCACTGAGGAGGAGTTGAATGAGCTGACCAAGCAACACGGGAATAAAGATTCaaattaa
- the GPM2 gene encoding phosphoglycerate mutase family protein GPM2 (Nonfunctional homolog of Gpm1p phosphoglycerate mutase; if functional, would convert 3-phosphoglycerate to 2-phosphoglycerate in glycolysis; GPM2 has a paralog, GPM3, that arose from the whole genome duplication) codes for MTASTPSNVMTLFLLRHGQSELNHENIFCGWIDAKLTEKGKEQARHSAELIEQYCKANNLRLPQIGYTSRLIRTQQTIETMCEEFKLKPQLQVVYDFNKIKLGDEFGSDDKDNMKIPILQTWRLNERHYGSWQGQRKPNVLKEYGKDKYMFIRRDYEGKPPPVDLDREMIQQENEKGSSTGYEFKEPNRQIKYELECSNHDIVLPDSESLREVVYRLNPFLQNVILKLANQYDESSCLIVGHGSSVRSLLKILEGISDDDIKNVDIPNGIPLVVELDKNNGLKFIRKFYLDPESAKINAEKVRNEGFIKNP; via the coding sequence ATGACTGCAAGCACACCATCCAATGTCATGACATTGTTCTTGTTAAGGCATGGACAAAGTGAATTGAATCACGAGAATATATTCTGTGGTTGGATTGACGCTAAGCTAACCGAAAAAGGTAAAGAACAAGCTCGTCATTCTGCCGAGCTAATCGAACAATATTGTAAAGCTAATAATTTGAGATTACCCCAGATTGGTTACACCTCACGTTTAATTAGGACCCAACAGACCATAGAAACGATGTGTGAAGAATTTAAGTTAAAGCCACAACTGCAGGTTGTTTACGACTTTAATAAAATCAAACTTGGAGACGAATTTGGCAGTGATGACAAGGATAATATGAAAATCCCGATTCTTCAAACTTGGAGGCTAAATGAACGTCATTACGGTTCCTGGCAGGGCCAGAGGAAACCGAATgttttaaaagaatatggTAAGGATAAATATATGTTCATTAGGAGAGATTACGAGGGTAAGCCACCACCTGTAGATCTTGACCGTGAGATGattcaacaagaaaatgagaagGGCTCTTCTACTGGGTACGAATTCAAGGAGCCAAACAGacaaataaaatatgaattgGAATGCAGCAATCATGACATTGTATTACCGGATTCCGAATCTCTTCGTGAAGTGGTTTATAGATTGAATCCTTTTCTACAAAATGTCATATTAAAATTAGCCAATCAATATGATGAATCTTCATGCCTGATTGTGGGCCATGGAAGTTCAGTGAGATCGCTACTGAAAATTCTGGAGGGTATATCAGATGATGACATCAAGAATGTTGATATTCCAAATGGTATCCCCTTAGTCGTTGAATTAGATAAGAATAATGGTCTTAAGTTTATCAGAAAATTCTACCTAGATCCTGAATCTGCTAAGATCAATGCTGAGAAAGTCCGTAATGAGGGTTTCATAAAAAATCCTTAA
- the RPN4 gene encoding stress-regulated transcription factor RPN4 (Transcription factor that stimulates expression of proteasome genes; Rpn4p levels are in turn regulated by the 26S proteasome in a negative feedback control mechanism; RPN4 is transcriptionally regulated by various stress responses; relative distribution to the nucleus increases upon DNA replication stress) produces MASTELSLKRTLTDILEDELYHTNPGHSQFTSHYQNYHPNASITPYKLVNKNKENNTFTWNHSLQHQNESSAASIPPQQTYHFPIFNKYADPTLTTTTSFTTSEATANDRQINNVHLIPNEIKGASETPLQKTVNLKNIMKVSDPYVPTRNTFNYDVKISNDFFDNGDNLYGNDEEVLFYEDNYNPKMQWSLQDNSAAINNEDARAIFNNEFDSDDDDISDDEEDEIEENCLQQEQHQEEPLLSLDVTPISMFGSDQKTGRAKSSSHLFNEYSYVDSNMDSISSVVSEDLLDERGHEKIEDEDEDNDLDEDDIYDISLLKNRRKQSFVLNKNTIDFERFPSPSTSANVPSTATTGKRKPAKSSSNRSCVSNSNENGTLERIKKPTSAVVSSNASRRKLINYTKKHLSSHSSTNSNSKPSTASPSAHTSSSDGNNEIFTCQIMNLITNEPCGAQFSRSYDLTRHQNTIHAKRKIVFRCSECIKILGSEGYQKTFSRLDALTRHIKSKHEDLSLEQRQEVTKFAKANIGYVMG; encoded by the coding sequence ATGGCTTCTACGGAACTTAGCCTAAAAAGAACCTTAACGGATATTTTAGAAGACGAGTTGTACCATACTAATCCAGGTCACAGTCAGTTTACGAGTCATTATCAAAACTATCATCCAAATGCTAGTATTACTCCATATAAGTTGGTGAATAAGAACAAGGAAAACAACACTTTTACGTGGAATCATTCATTACAACACCAGAATGAATCGAGTGCAGCTTCGATACCCCCACAACAAACCTACCATTTCCCGATATTCAACAAATACGCGGATCCTACTTTAACTACCACCACCTCTTTTACGACTAGTGAAGCAACGGCCAACGATAGACAGATTAATAATGTCCATCTCATACCAAACGAGATTAAGGGTGCTAGCGAAACCCCATTGCAGAAGACCGTCAATCTAAAGAATATAATGAAAGTATCAGACCCGTATGTACCGACACGGAATACGTTCAATTATGATGTTAAAATTTCCAACGATTTTTTCGATAACGGTGACAATCTATATGgtaatgatgaagaagtgCTTTTCTATGAGGATAATTATAATCCGAAAATGCAGTGGTCACTTCAAGATAATAGCGCCGCAATAAACAATGAGGATGCGAGAGCTATTTTTAACAATGAATTTGACTCTGATGACGACGATATcagtgatgatgaagaggatgaaatagaagaaaattgtTTGCAACAAGAGCAACACCAAGAGGAGCCTTTACTGTCATTGGATGTTACACCAATCTCAATGTTTGGCTCAGATCAAAAAACGGGTCGTGCCAAGAGTTCTAGTCATTTATTTAATGAGTACAGTTACGTTGACTCTAACATGGACAGCATTTCCAGTGTTGTATCTGAAGATCTGTTAGATGAACGGGGACATGAGAAGATAGAGGATGAGGATGAGGATAATGATcttgatgaagacgataTCTACGATATCTCTCTCTTGAAGAACAGAAGAAAGCAAAGTTTTGTCCTCAATAAAAACActattgattttgaaagatttccATCTCCCTCAACCTCGGCAAACGTACCGTCTACTGCTACTACCGGTAAAAGGAAACCAGCAAAATCATCCAGTAACCGTAGTTGCGTTAGTAACAGTAATGAAAACGGCACATtagaaagaataaagaagCCTACATCAGCTGTAGTAAGCTCAAATGCTAGTAGGCGGAAGCTAATTAATTATACTAAGAAGCACTTATCTTCACATTCATCTACAAATTCGAATTCGAAACCTTCGACTGCATCACCATCGGCCCATACGTCATCTTCTGACGGTAATAACGAAATATTTACGTGTCAGATAATGAATCTCATTACAAATGAACCGTGTGGTGCCCAATTTTCAAGGTCCTATGATTTAACGAGACACCAAAATACCATTCACGCTAAAAGGAAGATTGTCTTCCGTTGCTCGGAGTGTATAAAAATTCTTGGATCTGAGGGCTATCAGAAGACGTTTTCGAGACTGGATGCTTTAACAAGGCATATAAAATCGAAGCATGAAGATTTGTCGTTAGAACAACGTCAAGAAGTTACAAAATTTGCAAAGGCTAATATTGGTTATGTCATGGGTTAA
- the MRX9 gene encoding Mrx9p (Mitochondrial inner membrane protein; high copy suppressor of ER stress-mediated cell death; overexpression increases O2 consumption, impairs processing of COB and COX1 RNAs encoding mitochondrial oxidative phosphorylation factors, and impacts the transition from fermentative to respiratory metabolism) yields MFKVPVGLASRTRELMNSVTLNSLNNGKGFNMYLPGILRAFPKPVPSAITSPAIPKYRGESFQFRKLSCISSNYCSTTHQFLSSLKSSTSRLVGKRAFHSSRRAEIKFIFSSKSPKNGNKPFVKVYKVSPFFIIFATASIFTFILTSTIVVIPLIFHFFFPLLIMFFFFKQFKKWQKNIFYKDVLTSLPKTKLKITLPTMRSLQLQPMVQSWKEISSRMGIPNEFAKGLNVDLVKQEETRKQFLSFLQKRVLESFTKNELGIRSYFLGDSVEKWIKESYDLELDIDNCRSELRKFQTFIFSSVRYKLYLDSMKNLPLNPSKKLEGKKHIADVYVIILDESFPAIMFNGGAYSKADFFKILQESETSNSSKTLNTIIAIKSVNTLLSKHFVITTNGDSGEFFSKYNISKINDKNTEYTLKE; encoded by the coding sequence ATGTTCAAAGTTCCAGTGGGATTAGCCAGTAGGACAAGGGAGCTTATGAACAGCGTTACGCTCAATAGTCTCAATAATGGAAAGGGTTTCAATATGTACTTGCCAGGAATATTAAGGGCTTTTCCTAAACCAGTGCCTTCGGCGATTACATCTCCCGCAATTCCAAAATATCGAGGAGAAAGTTTCCAGTTTCGTAAGCTTTCATGCATTTCTTCTAATTATTGTTCTACCACTCACCAATTTCTATCCAGTCTGAAAAGCTCGACATCCAGGTTGGTTGGTAAAAGAGCCTTCCATTCGTCACGACGTGCAGAAATAaagtttatattttcttcgaaGTCACCAAAGAACGGTAACAAGCCGTTTGTGAAAGTATATAAAGTCTCCccattttttatcatatttGCAACTGCAAGTATCTTCACATTCATTCTAACATCAACGATAGTCGTTATTCCcttaatttttcactttttttttcccctTCTTATtatgttctttttttttaaacaattcaaaaaatggcagaaaaatatcttttacAAAGATGTCTTGACCTCCTTAccgaaaacaaaattgaaaataacaTTACCCACCATGAGATCATTACAATTACAACCTATGGTTCAGAGTTGGAAAGAGATATCTTCCAGGATGGGAATTCCAAACGAGTTTGCCAAAGGTTTGAATGTTGATTTAGTAAAGCAAGAAGAAACCAGAAAGCAGTTTCTAAGTTTCCTGCAGAAAAGAGTGTTGGAGTCCTTCACCAAGAACGAACTGGGAATAAGATCCTACTTTTTAGGAGACAGCGTCGAGAAATGGATCAAAGAATCCTATGACTTGGAACTCGATATTGATAATTGCCGAAGTGAACTCAGAAAATTCCAAACTTTCATATTTTCCAGTGTTCGATACAAGTTGTATTTAGActcaatgaaaaatttaccGCTAAACCCTTCAAAAAAACTCGAGGGCAAGAAGCATATTGCAGACGTATATGTCATTATTTTAGACGAATCCTTTCCTGCAATAATGTTCAATGGCGGAGCTTATTCGAAGgctgattttttcaagatattACAAGAAAGTGAAACCTCTAACAGCAGCAAAACCCTTAACACAATTATTGCCATCAAAAGTGTAAATACGCTACTATCAAAACACTTTGTTATCACAACAAATGGTGATTCTGGagaattcttttcaaaatataacatttcaaaaataaacgACAAAAACACTGAATACACCCTAAAAGAGTAA
- the GPD1 gene encoding glycerol-3-phosphate dehydrogenase (NAD(+)) GPD1 (NAD-dependent glycerol-3-phosphate dehydrogenase; key enzyme of glycerol synthesis, essential for growth under osmotic stress; expression regulated by high-osmolarity glycerol response pathway; protein abundance increases in response to DNA replication stress; constitutively inactivated via phosphorylation by the protein kinases Ypk1p and Ypk2p, dephosphorylation increases catalytic activity; forms a heterodimer with Pnc1p to facilitate its peroxisomal import): MSAAADRLNLTSGHLNAGRKRSSSSVSLKAAEKPFKVTVIGSGNWGTTIAKVVAENCKGYPEVFAPIVQMWVFEEEINGEKLTEIINTRHQNVKYLPGITLPDNLVANPDLIDSVKDVDIIVFNIPHQFLPRICSQLKGHVDSHVRAISCLKGFEVGAKGVQLLSSYITEELGIQCGALSGANIATEVAQEHWSETTVAYHIPKDFRGEGKDVDHKVLKALFHRPYFHVSVIEDVAGISICGALKNVVALGCGFVEGLGWGNNASAAIQRVGLGEIIRFGQMFFPESREETYYQESAGVADLITTCAGGRNVKVARLMATSGKDAWECEKELLNGQSAQGLITCKEVHEWLETCGSVEDFPLFEAVYQIVYNNYPMKNLPDMIEELDLHED, translated from the coding sequence ATGTCTGCTGCTGCTGATAGATTAAACTTAACTTCCGGCCACTTGAATGCTGGTAGAAAGAGAAGTTCCTCTTCTGTTTCTTTGAAGGCTGCCGAAAAGCCTTTCAAGGTTACTGTGATTGGATCTGGTAACTGGGGTACTACTATTGCCAAGGTGGTTGCCGAAAATTGTAAGGGATACCCAGAAGTTTTCGCTCCAATAGTACAAATGTGGGTGTTCGAAGAAGAGATCAATGGTGAAAAATTGACTGAAATCATAAATACTAGACATCAAAACGTGAAATACTTGCCTGGCATCACTCTACCCGACAATTTGGTTGCTAATCCAGACTTGATTGATTCAGTCAAGGATGTCGACATCATCGTTTTCAACATTCCACATCAATTTTTGCCCCGTATCTGTAGCCAATTGAAAGGTCATGTTGATTCACACGTCAGAGCTATCTCCTGTCTAAAGGGTTTTGAAGTTGGTGCTAAAGGTGTCCAATTGCTATCCTCTTACATCACTGAGGAACTAGGTATTCAATGTGGTGCTCTATCTGGTGCTAACATTGCCACCGAAGTCGCTCAAGAACACTGGTCTGAAACAACAGTTGCTTACCACATTCCAAAGGATTTCAGAGGCGAGGGCAAGGACGTCGACCATAAGGTTCTAAAGGCCTTGTTCCACAGACCTTACTTCCACGTTAGTGTCATCGAAGATGTTGCTGGTATCTCCATCTGTGGTGCTTTGAAGAACGTTGTTGCCTTAGGTTGTGGTTTCGTCGAAGGTCTAGGCTGGGGTAACAACGCTTCTGCTGCCATCCAAAGAGTCGGTTTGGGTGAGATCATCAGATTCGGTCAAATGTTTTTCCCAGAATCTAGAGAAGAAACATACTACCAAGAGTCTGCTGGTGTTGCTGATTTGATCACCACCTGCGCTGGTGGTAGAAACGTCAAGGTTGCTAGGCTAATGGCTACTTCTGGTAAGGACGCCTGGGAATGTGAAAAGGAGTTGTTGAATGGCCAATCCGCTCAAGGTTTAATTACCTGCAAAGAAGTTCACGAATGGTTGGAAACATGTGGCTCTGTCGAAGACTTCCCATTATTTGAAGCCGTATACCAAATCGTTTACAACAACTACCCAATGAAGAACCTGCCGGACATGATTGAAGAATTAGATCTACATGAAGATTAG
- a CDS encoding uncharacterized protein (hypothetical protein; SWAT-GFP and mCherry fusion proteins localize to the cytosol; partially overlaps the verified gene DIA3; identified by fungal homology and RT-PCR; mRNA identified as translated by ribosome profiling data) — MYYLVPKTTYGNLQCSSLAMTFHERGESGDVLSCACRLYLYIMPLFFNTFLRQKYFQLCSNTPYRNNGEARYFCHLFRCSII; from the coding sequence ATGTACTACCTTGTGCCAAAGACAACCTACGGGAACCTTCAGTGTTCCTCTTTAGCGATGACTTTTCATGAGAGGGGGGAGAGCGGTGATGTGTTATCTTGCGCCTGTAGGCTTTACCTCTATATAAtgcctcttttttttaacacTTTTTTGAGGCAGAAGTATTTTCAGCTATGTTCTAATACACCATACAGGAACAATGGTGAAGCCCGTTATTTTTGCCATTTGTTTAGGTGTTCTATTATCTAA
- the DIA3 gene encoding putative acid phosphatase DIA3 (hypothetical protein; involved in invasive and pseudohyphal growth), whose protein sequence is MVKPVIFAICLGVLLSKALSIPLRSFADIELIGSQKSLFPFLGGSAPYFSFPANYGIPTDIPEGCRLTQVQMIGRHGERYPTRSEAKDIFEVWYKISNYTGKYEGSLSFLNNGYEFFIPDESLLEMETTLQNSIDVLNPYTGEMNAKRHAREFLAKYGKLMENCTNFPIFTTNSKRIYDTAQYFAEALGDGFNISLQTLSENSSSGANTLAAKSSCPNWNSNANNDILMSYSRDYLENISDRLNDENKGLNLSRKDAAALFSWCAFELNAKGYSNICDIFSAAELIHYSYETDLTSFYQNGPGYKLIKSIGANLFNATVKLIRQSAHLDQKVWLSFTHDTDILNYLTTAGLIDDTRNLTTNHVPFRDHSYHRSWYIPQGARVYTEKFQCSNDSYVRYVVNDAVVPIESCSSGPGFSCEEGTFYEYAKDRLRGVSFYEDCDVSKVSKEKELTFYWDWNTTRYNASLVNQ, encoded by the coding sequence ATGGTGAAGCCCGTTATTTTTGCCATTTGTTTAGGTGTTCTATTATCTAAGGCACTCTCCATCCCACTCAGAAGTTTTGCGGATATTGAACTAATTGGCTCTCAGAAGAGTCTGTTTCCCTTTCTTGGAGGGTCTGCGCCATATTTCTCCTTTCCCGCTAACTACGGTATACCCACTGATATTCCTGAAGGTTGTAGATTAACGCAAGTTCAAATGATTGGCAGACATGGCGAAAGGTATCCTACCAGAAGTGAGGCCAAggatatttttgaagtatGGTATAAAATATCCAATTACACAGGTAAGTACGAGGGATCATTATCGTTTTTGAATAATGGatatgaattttttattccCGATGAAAGTCTTCTAGAAATGGAGACAACTTTGCAAAATTCGATTGATGTGTTGAACCCGTATACAGGAGAAATGAATGCAAAGAGACATGCAAGGGAGTTTTTAGCAAAATATGGAAAATTGATGGAGAACTGTACCAACTTTCCTATCTTCACCACAAATTCGAAAAGAATCTACGATACTGCGCAATATTTTGCCGAGGCTTTGGGCGATGGCTTTAATATATCACTTCAAACACTTAGCGAAAATTCCTCGTCAGGAGCAAACACATTAGCTGCCAAAAGTTCGTGCCCCAATTGGAATTCGAATGCCAACAATGATATATTAATGTCATATTCGAGGGACTACTTAGAAAATATTTCCGATCGTCTTAATGACGAAAATAAAGGGCTGAACTTGAGCAGGAAAGATGCAGCGGCCTTGTTTTCTTGGTGTGCCTTCGAGTTGAACGCAAAAGGTTATAGTAACATTTGTGACATTTTCTCCGCGGCAGAGTTAATACATTATTCTTATGAGACTGATTTGACGAGCTTCTACCAAAATGGTCCCGGATACAAATTGATTAAATCTATAGGTGCTAATTTGTTCAATGCAACAGTGAAGCTAATACGACAAAGTGCGCACTTGGACCAAAAAGTTTGGCTGAGCTTTACGCACGATACTGATATTCTAAATTATTTGACAACTGCTGGATTGATTGATGACACTAGAAATTTAACAACCAATCATGTTCCCTTTCGTGATCATTCCTACCACAGGTCGTGGTACATTCCTCAGGGAGCTAGAGTCTACACAGAAAAGTTTCAATGCTCAAACGATTCGTACGTCCGTTATGTGGTCAACGATGCTGTGGTTCCTATAGAGAGTTGCTCCAGTGGTCCAGGTTTTTCATGTGAAGAGGGCACATTTTACGAGTATGCCAAAGACAGATTACGAGGTGTGAGCTTCTATGAAGATTGCGACGTCTCCAAAGTtagcaaagaaaaggaattgACGTTTTACTGGGATTGGAACACAACAAGGTATAACGCATCCTTAGTGAATCAATAA